The Medicago truncatula cultivar Jemalong A17 chromosome 4, MtrunA17r5.0-ANR, whole genome shotgun sequence genome includes a region encoding these proteins:
- the LOC25491790 gene encoding uncharacterized protein: MMNLLALSLFITSLTTASIFSPNPKQQPNTIVKEGHKVVVVEYDQDGYQNTKISILPEQQQTHQQDYTNMDSGFIENTKDRIKEAASVLPNMGQGISQDASSSHYNLHTPNAKNAKELICDAYGKCKHVMEKAKDKASETIDKKRDIVNSNKEAVKEVGNNVVDAVDNAKERVYDKANDVYDNVQEYTKGSLEKGKEMGQTFKEHVVHNVTEAKDGVKKFMSLSMERVESLMSLLNLLGFSSGYGMNVWITFVSSYVLSRVMPRQQFAVVQSKIYPVYFRAMGYCLLVALLGHVFGHGMRNNNGGGVMQSWNLLASLLTVFVNSVYLEPRATKLMFERMKIEKEEGRGREDVTTTTERSRTEEHQNSPDPKKTSTTTTVAAEGTESQTQRKEHDDAVRAKIMKLNNKLKKLNSYSSFLNILNLMSLTWHLVYLAQNVHQSC; the protein is encoded by the exons ATGATGAACCTTTTAGCTTTGAGTTTGTTCATAACTTCACTAACAACAGCAAGCATTTTCTCTCCAAATCcaaaacaacaaccaaacacAATTGTCAAAGAAGGTCacaaagttgttgttgttgaatatgatCAAGATGGTTACCAAAACACCAAAATCTCAATCTTACCTGAACAACAACAAACCCATCAACAAGATTACACCAACATGGATTCTGGTTTCATAGAAAACACCAAAGACAGAATCAAAGAAGCTGCTTCTGTTCTTCCAAACATGGGTCAAGGAATTTCACAAGATGCATcttcatcacattataatctTCATACTCCTAATGCCAAAAATGCTAAAGAGCTTATTTGTGATGCATATGGTAAATGCAAACATGTGATGGAGAAAGCAAAGGATAAAGCCTCAGAAACAATTGATAAGAAGAGAGATATTGTTAATTCAAACAAAGAAGCAGTGAAAGAAGTTGGTAACAATGTTGTTGATGCAGTTGATAATGCTAAAGAGAGAGTTTATGATAAAGcaaatgatgtttatgataaTGTTCAAGAATACACAAAAGGGTCATTAGAAAAAGGCAAAGAAATGGGACAAACGTTTAAAGAACATGTTGTTCACAACGTGACCGAGGCGAAAGACGGTGTGAAGAAGTTTATGTCATTATCAATGGAGAGAGTTGAATCATTGATGAGTTTGTTGAATTTGTTGGGATTTTCAAGTGGTTATGGAATGAATGTTTGGATCACATTTGTTTCTAGTTATGTTTTGTCTAGGGTTATGCCAAGACAACAATTTGCTGTGGTCCAGAGTAAGATTTATCCTGTTTATTTTAGGGCTATGGGTTATTGTTTATTGGTTGCTTTGTTGGGTCATGTTTTTGGACATGGAATGAGAAACAATAATGGTGGTGGTGTTATGCAATCTTGGAACCTTTTGGCTTCTCTTTTGACTGTTTTTGTTAACTCTGTTTACTTGGAGCCTAGGGCCACTAAG TTAATGTTTGAAAGGatgaaaatagagaaagaagaaggaagaggaagagaagatgTAACAACAACTACAGAACGTAGCAGAACAGAAGAGCATCAAAATTCACCTGATCCTAAAAAAACATCTACAACTACCACTGTTGCTGCAGAAGGAACCGAATCTCAAACACAAAGGAAAGAGCATGATGATGCTGTTAGAGCAAAGATAATGAAGCTTAATAATAAACTGAAAAAACTGAATTCGTATTCTTCTTTTCTGAATATCCTCAATCTGATGTCTCTTACTTGGCATCTGGTTTATTTGGCTCAAAATGTTCATCAGAGTTGCTAA